In Spirosoma sp. KUDC1026, the sequence ATGAAAACCCGTTTTGCCTGCCGCGCCAGGGTTGAGGTACAGCATGTTGTTCAGCGTAGCGTCGCGCAAAACTTTCAGAATGTGCGAGTGGCCGCAAACAAACAGATCCGGGGGGGCTGCCTGCAAAATAGGCCGTACCTCCGGATTATAGCGGGGGGGCGCTCCGCCAATGTGCGTCATCCAGACGGTAAACCCTTCAATTGTAAACCGCTGATTGGCGGGCAAATCGCTGCTTACCGGATCAATATTTCCACTAATGATACGTAGCGGACGGAAGTCCCGCAGCTGTGTTAGCACGTCCAGCGCGCCCACATCGCCCGCGTGCCATACTTCGTCGCAGGCGTCGAAGTGGTTGAAAAGCTGGGGGTCCAGGTAACTGTGCGTATCGGAGAGTAAGCCAATGCGGGTCATATCGATTGCGTAAAAGCGAGTGGCAAAAATCGACACTTTTTGCCACTCCTCTAGTATGGTCTGCCTTACGTGGTGGCCGTTGTTTTTGCCATCGTGCTATTCAAATCAGCGCGAATTTGCTTTTTGTCAATCTTGCCAACGCTCGTTTTAGGAATAGCTGATACGATATGAACACTGTCGGGTACGTACCATTTGTTCAGCTCACCCTTGTCCACCTTTGACTGTAGTTGCTGTTTGATGCTGACTTCGGTCAGTTCGAAGCCGGGTTTGGGAACAATCAGGGCATGGGGACGTTCGCCCCAGCGCTCGCTGGTGATACCTACAACGGCTGATTCCGCAATGCCTTCCAACTGAGATAGTACGTTTTCCATATCCAGCGACGAAACCCACTCCCCGCCCGTTTTGATTACGTCTTTCAGCCGGTCGGCAATCTGCACCCAGTTGTCAGGTGAGATACTCGCCACATCGCCGGTATGCAGCCAGCCACCCTGCCAAAGCGCCACTTCCCGTTCGGGGTCTTGGTAATACCCCTGCGTGAGCCACGGAGCACGCACCAACAGTTCGCCTACCGACTGGCCATCGTGCGGTACGTCGTTCCCGGCATCGTCGAGCAATTTAAATTCAACGAAGGGAGCCGTGCGCCCGGCCCGGGTACGCAAGGCAAGCTGTTCGTCGCCGGTTTGGTTACGTTCGGTATCGTTCAGGTGCGTAAGGGCCAGCACTGGAGCCGTTTCCGACATGCCGTAACCCTGGTAAATCTGAATGCCCATGGCTGTGGCGGCCTGCGCCAGACCCCGCGTGAGCGCCGAGCCGCCAATGATTACTTTCCAGTGACTCAAATCAACCTGTTGCGCAGCCGGGCAGGCCAGGATCATACCCATTACCGTTGGGACGCAGTGGGAGAGAGTGATCTGTTCGTTGCCCAGCAATTTTACCAGCATATCGGGCTCATACCGACCGGGATAGACCTGCTTGGTGGACAGCATTGTTGCCAGAAACGGGAACCCCCAGGCATGAACGTGGAACATAGGCGTCAGAGGCATATACACATCCGACAGCGACGAAAACGGTACGGCCTGATAACCACAGACGTAGGTCGCCAGTCCCATCGTGTGCATGAACAGCTGCCGGTGTGAGAAATACACCCCTTTCGGGTTCCCGGTCGTACCCGTCGTGTAGAACGTAGTGGCCCAGGTATTCTCGTCAAAATCCGGAAAGTCGTAGTCGGGGGAGTTATCGGCCAGCAGGGCTTCGTACTCACCGGCAAAGTTGGCAGGAACGTCTGGCGTCGCGCCGGTATAGACTTTATCCGACAGCAGGACAAAGGACTCAACCGTTGTGAGCTGGTCCTGAACCGCGTTTAGAATCGGCAGAAAATCTTCGTGAATCAGCACCATCTTATCCTCTGCGTGATTCATCGTATAGAGAATCTGCGCGGGCGATAGCCGAACGTTTACCGTGTGCAGAATGGCCCCCAGACTCGTTACGCCGAAAAAGCATTCAAGATACCGGTGGCTATCCCAGTCCAGCACCGCTACAGTGTTCCCTGGCTGCACGCCCAGCGCTGTCAGCGCATTGGCCAACTGGCGAACGCGCTCGTTGAACCGGACGTAATCCATCCGAAACAAATCCCGATAGATGATTTCCCGCTGCGGCTCATATTTCAGTGACTGAGCCAGCATGGATTTGATCAGAATGGGTGGCTCGTAGGCTTCTTCGGCCCGGGGAATCAGCTTGGTCTGGATCATGGCAAGTAGGGTTTTTCTTAGAACGAGTATGTACTACGTGAAATTAAACAATAGAAAGAAAAAATAGTAAATAAGAAAAGGCCCGGTCGCTAAACCGGGCCTTCGCCAGAAAAGATATACAAACAGAACTTACAACAGCAATCCTGCCAGCGTAGCTGACATATAACTGGCTAACGTACCGCAGATCAGTGCCTTGAAGCCCAGACGCGCCAGATCACTTCGGCGTTGGGGGGCCAGTTCGCCAATACCACCCACCTGAATGGCAATGGAGCTGAAATTGGCAAAACCGCAAAGGGCAAAGCTGGTAATGGCGATGGTTTTGGGATCGAGCGTTTCCCGTACCTTGATTAATTCAAGGTACGCCACAAATTCATTGACCACCATTTTGGTACCCATCAGCGATCCGGCGATTTCGACATCTTTTGACGGTACGCCCATAGCCCAGGCGAAAACGGAAAATAGTTTGCCCAGCAGGAAATTCATGCTGAGGTTATCCATATTCAGGACGTAGAAGCCCAGCCGAAACAATAGGCTGTCGATCAGCGCAATCAGGGCAATGAAGCCAATCAGCATGGCAATCACGTTGAAGCCAACTTTCAGGCCCTCGCTGGCACCGGCAGCAATAGCGTCGAGCAGGTTTGCGTGCGATTTCTTAATCTCAACCTTAACGGTACCCTGCGTTTCGGAAACCTGCGTTTCGGGCATTACAATCTTACTGATCACCAGCGCGCCCGGAGCGGCCATGATACTGGCCGCCAGCAGATAAGGAGCCGGAACGCCCAGCGAGATGTACACGGCCAGAACCCCGCCGGCAATACAGGCAAACGAGCCCGTCATACTAGCCAGCAGCTCCGAGTTAG encodes:
- a CDS encoding metallophosphoesterase family protein, with the translated sequence MTRIGLLSDTHSYLDPQLFNHFDACDEVWHAGDVGALDVLTQLRDFRPLRIISGNIDPVSSDLPANQRFTIEGFTVWMTHIGGAPPRYNPEVRPILQAAPPDLFVCGHSHILKVLRDATLNNMLYLNPGAAGKTGFHKMRTAIRFTLDAGRISDMQVIELGKK
- a CDS encoding fatty acid--CoA ligase, whose product is MIQTKLIPRAEEAYEPPILIKSMLAQSLKYEPQREIIYRDLFRMDYVRFNERVRQLANALTALGVQPGNTVAVLDWDSHRYLECFFGVTSLGAILHTVNVRLSPAQILYTMNHAEDKMVLIHEDFLPILNAVQDQLTTVESFVLLSDKVYTGATPDVPANFAGEYEALLADNSPDYDFPDFDENTWATTFYTTGTTGNPKGVYFSHRQLFMHTMGLATYVCGYQAVPFSSLSDVYMPLTPMFHVHAWGFPFLATMLSTKQVYPGRYEPDMLVKLLGNEQITLSHCVPTVMGMILACPAAQQVDLSHWKVIIGGSALTRGLAQAATAMGIQIYQGYGMSETAPVLALTHLNDTERNQTGDEQLALRTRAGRTAPFVEFKLLDDAGNDVPHDGQSVGELLVRAPWLTQGYYQDPEREVALWQGGWLHTGDVASISPDNWVQIADRLKDVIKTGGEWVSSLDMENVLSQLEGIAESAVVGITSERWGERPHALIVPKPGFELTEVSIKQQLQSKVDKGELNKWYVPDSVHIVSAIPKTSVGKIDKKQIRADLNSTMAKTTATT
- a CDS encoding NupC/NupG family nucleoside CNT transporter: MDRFTGLIGIVLILGIAYALSDNRKAINYRTVGVGLALQFGLAVFVLKTDIGRDLFQGLGYYVDRLLQKAGSGAEFVFGPLVKRYLLSQAFGSDNNLIFFFQIIPTIIFVAVLVNIFYHLGIMQRVVAIMARAMKWLMGVSGAEALSNVASTFVGQVEAQIMIKPYLNGMTNSELLASMTGSFACIAGGVLAVYISLGVPAPYLLAASIMAAPGALVISKIVMPETQVSETQGTVKVEIKKSHANLLDAIAAGASEGLKVGFNVIAMLIGFIALIALIDSLLFRLGFYVLNMDNLSMNFLLGKLFSVFAWAMGVPSKDVEIAGSLMGTKMVVNEFVAYLELIKVRETLDPKTIAITSFALCGFANFSSIAIQVGGIGELAPQRRSDLARLGFKALICGTLASYMSATLAGLLL